A stretch of DNA from Staphylococcus equorum:
CGAAATGATGATGTAATGGTGACATTTTGAAAATTCGTTTTCCTGTTAATTTGAAAGATGTAACTTGAATAATTACTGATAAAGTTTCTGCAACAAACACGAAACCAATAAAAATGAGTGATAATTCTTGATTTAACATAATTGAAATTGTGGCAAATATACCACCTAACGCCAAGCTACCTGTATCTCCCATAAATACTTTAGCTGGGTTTAAATTGAATGGTAAGAACCCAACTAAAGCAAAAATCATAATAATACAGAACAGACCGATAGAGGTAGCACCTTGGAAATAAGCCATAATTGCATACATAACAAATCCAATTATAGACAAACCAGTTGCTAGTCCATCTAAACCATCTGTTAAATTCACTGCGTTTGAGAAACCTACTTGCCAAAACACAATGAATATTACATATGCAATAGATAGTGGTATTTCTGTATTCGTAAATGGAATATGTATTCCTGTAGAAAAATCAGTTAAATTAAACGCTTGGCTCAAAATGAAGAAGATGACTGCTATCGCAATCTGTGCTAAGAATTTTTGTTTACTTGTTAACCCTTCATTGTTCTTTTTCACAACAATGATGTAATCATCTATGAATCCGATTAAACCAAACCCTATTGTTACAAATAATAGTAAAATAATTGGATTAGGATTTTCCATAAAAATAATTGCGAGTATCGAAGTTACAATGATACTAATCAAGAAAGTAAGTCCACCCATTGTAGGTGTGCCTGTTTTTTTCATATGACTTTGCGGGCCCTCTTCCCTAATACTTTGCCCAAATTTCATTCTTTTTAATGTTGGTATCAATACTGGGACTAATATAAAAGTGACTAAAAGTGCAATAATTGCGAGTAAATAAACCATATTATGCTCCTTTATATATTTAATTGGATTATTTCTAAGTGCTAAGTGGCTACAGTATGTATAGAGGTAAGTAGCTTTATCAGTTATTTAATTAACGTCATACGCTACTAAATACTGACAAGCTCCTATTTGTGAACACCTCATAATCATGAAACAAATATTCTAACATGATTTAAAATTGAATTCAGAAGTTGTGCTAATTAAATTTATTCTTTATCTTCTTTATTTTCTTCATTGTCTTTAGATTTTGATTCGTCATCAGCTGTTTCTCCATTAATTTCTTCAGAAGACAACGTTACTTCTATATTATCTTTTTTACTTATCTTTTGACCTTCTGTTATCGATTGCTCTGAAACAAATCCACTACCTTTAGTAGTTACTTTTGTATTCGTAAGCTTTTCAAATGCAACGACTTCTTCTTTAGTCCAGCCGGACATGTTTGGCATCGTAACATCGCCATCAGTCAATAATAACACTCTACTATTAGGCAATACTTCTTTATCTGCAGTAACAGATTGTTTTGTGATTTTCTCACCGTCACCTATAACAATAGGTTCTAGAGACTTACTATTCACTTTGTCTTGTGCTTTTTGTGTTTCTTGGCCTTCAACGTCAGGCACTTTGCTGTATTTCACATCTGATTTGTCTTTCGAATTTTTATCGCCGACGTTCAGATATTTCAACGTGTTCTCCATAATTGGTTTAAAAGCCTTACTTACACCACTTTCATAAGCTTCTTGGTCATTTTTCTGAGCTAAACTCATACCAGCATAAACGACAACTTCTGGGTCATCTTTTGGTGCATCACCGATAAAGCTTACGAAATATGGATTTTCACCCTCTACGTATCCACCATTATCTGGATCCGCTACTTGTGCTGTACCGGTTTTACCTTCTATTTCATACCCATCGATTCTATAGTTTTTAGCATTACTCTTTTCGCTGTTGACAACCTTATCCATTTCAGTACGTACTTTTTTAGCGGTATCTTTTTTGATTGGTTTACCAGCGATTTCTTTTTCACCTTTGTAGAAAGTATCATTACTTACAGGATTAGATACACTATCTATAAACCATGGTTTCA
This window harbors:
- the mraY gene encoding phospho-N-acetylmuramoyl-pentapeptide-transferase, producing MVYLLAIIALLVTFILVPVLIPTLKRMKFGQSIREEGPQSHMKKTGTPTMGGLTFLISIIVTSILAIIFMENPNPIILLLFVTIGFGLIGFIDDYIIVVKKNNEGLTSKQKFLAQIAIAVIFFILSQAFNLTDFSTGIHIPFTNTEIPLSIAYVIFIVFWQVGFSNAVNLTDGLDGLATGLSIIGFVMYAIMAYFQGATSIGLFCIIMIFALVGFLPFNLNPAKVFMGDTGSLALGGIFATISIMLNQELSLIFIGFVFVAETLSVIIQVTSFKLTGKRIFKMSPLHHHFELVGWNEKKVVTVFWTVGLISGLIGLWIGVN